The Methanobacterium petrolearium genome contains the following window.
TAGCAATCACCAGTATTTCCAGCATGGAACCCTTTTGGTTAAGAAGATCTATTTCCAGCACCACTGCATCGGCATCTTCATCAGGAACCGATTCACGGACTATGGTTTCTGCAATAAGTTCTTCTTCGGATTTCCCTGTTTCCATCCATTTATCCCCCACATGGGTGGCGGAGCAGTGTGCGCACACTTCCACCTCTAACTCTGAGGGTATATGGATCAAACTGTTCCTGGCAGCAAAACATGTTTTGCAAAGACCTTTAAACAGTTCTTCGTCTTCTTTACCGCACTCAATACAGAACATAATATCTAATCTTGATTTATCAGTATTCAATTAATAGAACTTGTCATTTTAAAAAAGAATTAAATTAAAAAAAGGGAATTAAAGGGTTTTCAGTGGAGCCTTAGCACCACATGCCTCACATTTGAGGATGAAGATACGGTCTTCCCTTATGATCCTGGTGTCGGGACGGTTGCACTCATGACACATGATGAAACGTTTCACATAGTCGTCCATCCGGTCATTGATCAGGTAATGGGTGAACTTTCCCTGCATTATGGCCCGGTTTCCTTCCAGGTTTCCGGCGGTACCCAATTCTCTTAAAAGGAATTTAAGAACATGTTGGGGGTCTCGGTTCATGGCATCAGCCACTTCACCGAAGTTCTGAATAATTGTGCGGTTTCCCTGGATTATGGAGTAGGCCTTCGGCACAGAGAATCTTTTGGTTTCACGTGCCTGTGGGGGGATCTGTTTGACGGCTCTATCCAGTAATTCTTCATAATCGCTCATATTTAATACCTCCATAAATAGAATTTCATAAAAACTTGTTAAATGAATTTAGCTTGAATTTAGAAAAATTTAAGATGTTTCCAGCTTAGGCAACCCTCAGGTAACCTTGTTGGGGTTCGTAAATGATTCCTTTTCGTTTTAACTGGCGGATCAGGTCTTCAACCTTTTCCTCGCTCATATTATATCTATCTCGCATTTCAGTTATAAGTATATTGGTGGGTGCACGTCCTCCATATTCCTCTTCCAATTCTTTGATGATTTCCTGGACCACTCTGATCTTATCCCGATCAGATTTAGGTGTACGTCCCTCTACTTTGTCAATATCCACTTTACCAGTTTCTGGATCGTATCCAACCTGTTTTAAACATTTTTCCTGGAGACTAACTGCACGTTTAGCATCATCAGCAGTCACTTCTTGTCCTAATCTGATTTTAGTACTTGCTTCAGCAAGACGAACCAGTGCTTCCAGTTGTCTTGCGGTTATGGGTACGGGAGAATCTTCATCACCGGAACCACCACGCATACCTACGTAAAATTCCTTAAGAACATCTATAGCTTCATTAGTGAGGTGGGGGTGCACGTCCCGACGAGCATAAGCAATGTATTTCCTGAGAAGTTCTGGATCTATTTCATAAGGGATTGATGTGTCTTGATGAATATTAAGTATGTGGCTGGCCAGTGCACCGTCTTTTTCAGTGTCTGGTTTATCTTCGACCACGAATATGAGGTCAAAACGTGATAAAATTGTTGAAGGAAGATTAATTTGCTCTGCGATAGATTTATAACGATCGAAACGTCCAAATTTGGGGTTAGCAGCTGCCAGTACCGAGCAACGTGAATTTAAAGTGGCCATAATTCCTGCTTTGGCTATGCTTATGGTCTGCTGTTCCAGGGCTTCGTGGATAGCTGAACGGTCTTCTGGTCTCATCTTGTCCAGTTCGTCCACACAGACATTACCCTTATCCCCCAGTACCAGTGCACCTGCTTCTAAGGACCAACCACCAAACTCATCTCTTACAGCAGCAGCAGTCAAACCTACTCCACTGGTTCCTTTACCACTGGTGTAAATACCCCTTGGTGCCAGTTTAGAGACGTATTTAAGCATCTGGGACTTACCTATACCAGGGTCCCCTACAATGAGAATATGTATGTCTCCTCTGATTCTGGTTTTGTCTTCCAACTCTTTAGCAGATCCACCGAATAATTGCAGGGCAATAGCTTCTTTAACTTCCCGGTATCCTTTAATAGAGGGTGCAGTGGAATTAATGATTTTATTGTAAACATCAGGATTAGCAGCCAGTTCCTTGATCTTTTCTTCATCTTCCGGGCTGATATCTAATTCTTCGAACTCCTGTTCCAGGGCACTGATGTAGTTACCATAAATATAATTATGGAAACGTTTAGTTTTCTCATCCCTGACAGTTTTCATGGTTCCAGTAATTCTTACTACATCTCCAGGGGTTACAGTGTCCACAAGATCATCTTCCAGCACAACATTGATCTGTCGGGGTTGTTCACCTCCAGAAAGGTTTTCCAGTGGTTCCTGAACCTTAGTAGTTTGAGTATCCAAGAATTCAGACTCTTCCTGGAGAATACGGAATGAACGGCCTCCACATTCCTGACATAAAGCTGGTTCAGTGAGAATATTACTTTTTTGCTGCACTTCATGGAGTCGCATGCAGCTGCGACACTCAAAAATCGCCTTCATGATCCTGGGGCGGATCTCGTCTGTCTTACGGACGATACCATCCACTGCCACGAATTTACCAATATATTTACTGCGCAAATAACGTAATGGTATGTTGTTTCGCACGTTTTCGAAGCGAATATGTAATTCAGCATTCTTACGAAGGGGGTCAATGTTTTGAATGGCTTTAGAAGCAGCTTTAATCACTTCTTCTGGTTTCTCGATTAACAGGTCTGCTAAGTCTGGGTCGAACATTTCCAGTTCTATATAATCAACTAAAACTGATCTTTGGTCGGGATATTTCTCCAGAGCCTCGAATACAGTGTCTTTGTATTTGGTACTAAAGAATTCCTCGAATTTGGCCACCGGATTTTTAGTTTTATCAGTGGTAGATTGGGCTGAAGTTTCCATCGTCTAACTATAATCTTTTCTATTATTAAATTTTACCCATCCAGACTTAAAGATAGTATCTGGCTTGAAATCATATAAAAATCTATCATTACTACTGTAATTAAGATTGATTATTTATTAACTTTAATGTAATAGAATAGGGCCTTATTTTAAGGTAAAGTGGGTTTGTTATAATGAATTCCTTCTTTATTAGTAATAAATTTATTCCCATAATTAATAAAACATTATTTTAAAACTTGCGTTAATACTTGGATTTTATTAGGTAGAAATAAATAATAATGGAAGATAAATGATAAAAGTGCTTAAGTATAATGACATGTAATCTGATAAATTGATTTATTATTCGTTGATGTGGGATTTAGTTCCCATAAATTGTGATTAACATGAGTTTTAGTTTA
Protein-coding sequences here:
- the mcm gene encoding minichromosome maintenance protein MCM — its product is METSAQSTTDKTKNPVAKFEEFFSTKYKDTVFEALEKYPDQRSVLVDYIELEMFDPDLADLLIEKPEEVIKAASKAIQNIDPLRKNAELHIRFENVRNNIPLRYLRSKYIGKFVAVDGIVRKTDEIRPRIMKAIFECRSCMRLHEVQQKSNILTEPALCQECGGRSFRILQEESEFLDTQTTKVQEPLENLSGGEQPRQINVVLEDDLVDTVTPGDVVRITGTMKTVRDEKTKRFHNYIYGNYISALEQEFEELDISPEDEEKIKELAANPDVYNKIINSTAPSIKGYREVKEAIALQLFGGSAKELEDKTRIRGDIHILIVGDPGIGKSQMLKYVSKLAPRGIYTSGKGTSGVGLTAAAVRDEFGGWSLEAGALVLGDKGNVCVDELDKMRPEDRSAIHEALEQQTISIAKAGIMATLNSRCSVLAAANPKFGRFDRYKSIAEQINLPSTILSRFDLIFVVEDKPDTEKDGALASHILNIHQDTSIPYEIDPELLRKYIAYARRDVHPHLTNEAIDVLKEFYVGMRGGSGDEDSPVPITARQLEALVRLAEASTKIRLGQEVTADDAKRAVSLQEKCLKQVGYDPETGKVDIDKVEGRTPKSDRDKIRVVQEIIKELEEEYGGRAPTNILITEMRDRYNMSEEKVEDLIRQLKRKGIIYEPQQGYLRVA
- a CDS encoding translation initiation factor IF-2 subunit beta, whose translation is MSDYEELLDRAVKQIPPQARETKRFSVPKAYSIIQGNRTIIQNFGEVADAMNRDPQHVLKFLLRELGTAGNLEGNRAIMQGKFTHYLINDRMDDYVKRFIMCHECNRPDTRIIREDRIFILKCEACGAKAPLKTL